Proteins encoded by one window of Yamadazyma tenuis chromosome 2, complete sequence:
- the PRP39 gene encoding pre-mRNA splicing factor (COG:A; EggNog:ENOG503NVY7), giving the protein MNGHSILPVDRHPSTPAKGPEEFERLKTEVDTSPNNIHKWDELFAKIDDRINSVNPKDVSAEFKSFIHTCYTELLDRLPFLVEHWRRFSIIEYKLNGIKSSIEVLSRSVDAVQFSVGLWEDYLNALALEKDEKYGHALEMCISLNGHHFNSHNIWDKYLEHKKDNVLPVYLKLIHIPLYEYAKYYNQFAEINKNYSLKDILGDDLEENLQRFGKTSPDECSVIESHQIIDEFSYQIFATNQTRVNAKWEFESKITTLDLNLKVSSDTESDNWFAYLDYEIQHYKQDYNTITNLFERALIPNCFNQKLWLKYLAYINVSDESHKFQVMDSIYSRCVNKFIPLDVNFVRFSYGRFLLKHNKVDLMNDYLLDLVKFFGGDNNSKLYLKSGYTETVESLLVNWSKLVGTEAFLQISQSLLECYFEESKSITAEVETVSRSTVNLLFSRLNDQSILVVIKLYLNTLLSVSDLSNPKDVNGLRQFFNKHYKRPQLRSSVSFWKFYVELEGAGMFNFSHLHQIIKYIQKETTLSKIVVNKFLNFQYNLYTSNYKRFKADVDDDSIIRYQNNLSLNPTDNKYLLASYGKSIRDIKDQFEHPGIVIDNKPDITNKLMNQNFDLFSDEFPYPATFKNIEKANAPIPFPQ; this is encoded by the coding sequence ATGAACGGTCACAGTATTCTCCCGGTAGACAGACATCCCAGCACACCTGCAAAAGGTCCCGAGGAGTTCGAGAGACTCAAGACCGAGGTTGATACCTCACCCAACAATATCCACAAGTGGGATGAACTTTTTGCCAAAATCGATGATAGAATCAACTCCGTCAACCCCAAAGATGTTTCAGCTGAGTTCAAGCTGTTTATACATACATGCTACACCGAACTTCTAGATCGATTGCCATTTCTTGTAGAGCATTGGAGGAGGTTTCTGATCATCGAATACAAGTTGAACGGTATCAAGCTGTCGATTGAGGTATTGAGTCGGTCTGTGGATGCGGTTCAGTTCTCGGTGGGGTTGTGGGAAGACTATTTAAATGCTTTGGCGTTGGAAAAGGACGAGAAATACGGCCATGCACTTGAGATGTGTATTCTGCTCAATGGACACCACTTCAACAGCCATAACATCTGGGATAAGTACTTGGAACACAAAAAGGACAATGTACTTCCCGTGTACCTAAAGCTCATCCACATACCACTCTACGAATATGCCAAGTACTACAACCAATTTGccgaaatcaacaaaaattACCTGCTCAAAGACATACTAGGAGATGACCTTGAGGAGAACTTGCAACGTTTCGGTAAGACCAGCCCCGATGAGTGTTCGGTCATTGAGTCTCACCAGATCATCGATGAGTTCAGCTACCAAATCTTCGCCACCAACCAGACCAGAGTCAATGCCAAATGGGAGTTTGAGAGCAAGATAACCACCCTTGATTTGAACCTAAAGGTGAGCTCAGACACCGAATCAGACAACTGGTTTGCCTATTTGGACTATGAAATTCAACACTACAAGCAAGACTATAACACCATTACCAACTTGTTCGAAAGGGCTTTGATCCCAAACTGCTTCAATCAAAAGCTCTGGCTCAAGTATCTCGCATACATCAACGTTTCTGACGAATCTCACAAGTTTCAGGTTATGGACTCCATATACTCGAGATGTGTGAATAAGTTTATTCCATTGGACGTGAACTTTGTCAGGTTCAGCTACGGGagattcttgttgaagcacAACAAGgtggacttgatgaacgactacttgttggacttggtcaagttctttggtggagatAATAATTCCAAATTGTACTTAAAAAGTGGATACACTGAAACGGTTGAGAGTCTTTTAGTGAATTGGAGCAAATTAGTGGGAACAGAAGCTTTCTTGCAAATCTCACAGAGTCTTTTAGAGTGttattttgaagaatcGAAGCTGATCACCGCTGAAGTGGAAACTGTTTCACGTCTGACGGTGAACTTGTTGTTTTCTCGACTCAACGACCAGTCGATATTAGTGGTGATAAAGTTATATTTAAATACTTTGTTATCGGTTTCAGACCTCTCAAACCCAAAGGATGTGAATGGGTTGAGAcagtttttcaacaaacacTATAAACGGCCACAGCTCAGGAGTTCTGTGTCGTTTTGGAAGTTCTATGTGGAGCTTGAAGGGGCTGGTATGTTCAATTTTTCTCATCTACATCAGATCATCAAATACATCCAAAAGGAGACAACTTTGTCCAAAATCgtggtcaacaagtttttaAACTTCCAATACAATCTATACACATCCAACTACAAAAGGTTCAAGGCAGATGTTGATGACGACTCCATTATTAGGTACCAGAACAATTTATCTTTGAATCCAACCGACAACAAATACTTATTAGCCAGCTACGGCAAGTCAATACGTGATATCAAGGACCAGTTCGAGCATCCTGGAATCGTCATTGACAACAAACccgatatcaccaacaagttgatgaatcAAAACTTCGACTTGTTTAGCGACGAGTTCCCATACCCAgccaccttcaagaacataGAAAAAGCTAATGCTCCCATTCCATTCCCCCAATAA
- the SNU71 gene encoding U1 snRNP component (EggNog:ENOG503Q3PS; COG:A) has product MELVQPYKKREDFYHDGLVNPTPYVEPIEPVVMRIPVPRDLDVNQIIAENTEKLNHETDEPQTDDDEAPLAHFVPLPQLQAASLKDQVTLVVFKGFRPVKDRFIERIFNTITRHYKWSKLESADSLVVYLQARTLKDLKLVQANLDLFDGISESVSVNTYGVSLDEVPLKDIDKPTVQNTISSILNHSNNFVDPSQESRDPSDYGQSYKVDSNELIEVPNSMKEAITQELIKFRSIMLIKEKQKRSRELAEERSKSKRLMNQLFNKNLDVQMEVEPELEAQEPAEVMPELDDAQYEQYLEKESARQHGERYKAKLGDLVQLKTRKAHLVARHQKAKNYELYLIDNKFKFIDDLKNTEERFDFSSYLRLRSKEKQKEEEVDEIDRVEHADDVEEPMQEPMKEVPVEVEVAPLPFASDVKAPDVTGLSEAQLGKVKTKIEQLVELYIGIKETELVEFIYDSLVDKSIDMAELTETFDNDAVSLINDLNEFIKGI; this is encoded by the coding sequence ATGGAACTCGTGCAACCGTATAAAAAACGAGAAGACTTCTACCACGACGGGCTCGTGAATCCCACGCCGTACGTCGAGCCCATTGAGCCGGTGGTCATGCGGATCCCGGTTCCACGGGATTTGGACGTCAACCAGATCATTGCAGAGAATACCGAGAAGCTCAACCACGAAACGGATGAACCACAAACAGACGACGACGAAGCACCTTTGGCCCATTTCGTACCGCTTCCGCAACTCCAGGCCGCTTCCTTGAAGGACCAGGTTACGCTAGTGGTGTTCAAGGGCTTCCGCCCCGTCAAAGACCGGTTTATTGAGagaatcttcaacaccatcacACGCCACTACAAATGGAGCAAACTCGAGTCTGCTGACTCGCTCGTGGTGTATTTACAAGCCCGTACActcaaagacttgaagttggttcAGGCCAATTTGGACTTGTTCGATGGTATCAGCGagctggtgctggtaaaTACTTATGGTGTTAGTTTGGACGAGGTGCCGCTAAAAGATATCGACAAACCCACTGTACAAAACACTATTTCTAGCATTCTCAACCACTCAAACAACTTCGTCGACCCGTCACAGGAGTCACGAGACCCTCTGGATTATGGCCAATCGTATAAGGTGGATTCCAATGAGTTAATCGAGGTGCCTAACCTGATGAAAGAGGCCATCACCCAggaattgatcaagttcagGTCGATCATGTTAATCAAGGAGAAGCAGAAACGGAGCCGAGAGTTGGCGGAGGAGCGCCTGAAGTCCAAGAGACTCATGAACcagttgttcaacaaaaacctCGATGTTCAAATGGAAGTGGAGCCTGAATTGGAGGCCCAAGAGCCTGCTGAGGTGATGCCCGAGTTGGACGACGCTCAGTACGAACAGTATCTTGAGAAGGAGTCGGCTAGACAGCATGGCGAGCGGTATAAGGCCAagcttggtgatttggtCCAGTTGAAGACGAGGAAAGCCCATCTAGTGGCTCGTCACCAAAAGGCAAAGAACTACGAGCTTTATTTGATTgacaacaagttcaagtttatagatgacttgaagaacacgGAAGAGAGGTTCGACTTCTCTAGCTACTTGAGGCTCAGGAGTAAGGAGAAGCAGAAGGAGGAGGAggttgatgagattgaCCGGGTAGAGCATGCTGATGACGTGGAAGAGCCAATGCAAGAGCCAATGAAAGAGGTGCCAGTGGAAGTAGAAGTTGCACCATTACCTTTTGCATCAGATGTCAAAGCTCCGGATGTGACTGGGCTCTCCGAGGCCCAATTGGGCAAAGTCAAAACCAAAATCGAGCAGTTGGTGGAACTCTACATAGGTATTAAAGAGACCGAGTTGGTAGAATTCATCTACGACTCGCTCGTGGACAAGTCGATAGATATGGCAGAACTCACCGAGACTTTCGACAACGATGCAGTGTCGTTGATTAATGATTTGAACGAATTCATAAAAGGTATTTGA
- the MSB2 gene encoding multicopy suppressor of a budding defect (COG:S; EggNog:ENOG503P216) — translation MLSKKQLLLVLLGCQLASATIIDVTSNSEDFFANEVKRANNDNDDNNSDDNTNSWTEWFSNLGSSGDNSSDDNESSNAASTDKDSKAVTLSAGAATGTSVSDYLGSLFAFTSKDRTFTRDSASTADVDTYSATNSPTPTTQSEDTVTPTTLSIEDRSTPTTTEDTSTPTPTKDTSTPTTTKDTSTPTTTKDTSTPTTTEDTSTPAEKSTEDTTSTPTTTPSTSTDTPTTTALVAPADASSDADVSTAAASSDPQLTSTDIDAVATTPSSVASDDTSTPAIDSASTIALSESTSSPATTLSTPITSTEPTTSTEPTTSTTPTTSTTPTSTKDTSSPTPTATSTKGTTSTAPTTSDTSSPLEESTTIDAVTAPADSTTEASTTESSTTLETPSTADLSETDSTTSPDASTSESSIDLVSPTTSELQTTSDTTSGTTSGTSTGTSTSTTSDATSDLSTPLTTTSAVSGAVESSALESPVTSELASELATTSNVISTPLSATESAASTAASDAAVSSAAEVSSVPVVASSAVESAVTSAAESEAAASSAAKSEAVASSGAQSTDEIASSTAAASSGAKASHSAATESSAAASHAAVSASASAQSTAEAASTVETSVGPISSAATTAEASKQPTTTDNDDWLPSDLIVEGTTDSPSQTDEEITRATSEPSQTSGLPRAITPAETSNPGSNYEVVYIGFTSALNYPFVVEHSLSSAQIFQYLPDVLTFPFTSDEIYNEVSVKRLIPFTADGVDYTITVAEVYFPTQSVPALAQFVQDSTSKLYRNPSKTESTLGGLIDKRIPLVGLDTSSSSSDSDDSEGTYNKGSIDEGSSTKSVSDKGKIVGLTVGGAAGAGLYISLMVLLFKRFKKNKGIELPPSDSESNVGVASTETHESGISAVFYRILENNNNNNANGNIQISEPVNASNSLGWNSHS, via the coding sequence ATGTTGTCCAAAAAACAGCTCCTCCTCGTCCTTTTAGGATGTCAATTAGCGTCTGCTACCATCATCGATGTGACAAGTAACAGCGAAGATTTCTTCGCCAATGAAGTGAAAAGAGCCAACAATGACAATGACGATAACAATAGCGATGATAACACCAACTCGTGGACCGAGTGGTTTCTGAATCTTGGAAGTTCTGGCGATAACTCATCTGACGACAACGAGTCGTCTAATGCTGCGTCGACAGACAAAGACTCCAAAGCTGTGACGTTGTCGGCAGGGGCTGCCACCGGTACCAGCGTCAGCGATTACTTAGGGTCGCTATTTGCGTTTACAAGTAAAGATCGTACTTTTACTAGAGATTCAGCTTCGACAGCAGATGTGGATACGTATAGTGCCACTAACAGCCCCACTCCTACAACCCAGTCGGAAGATACAGTAACCCCTACCACATTGTCCATTGAAGATAGGTCGACACCCACTACGACTGAAGATACATCGACACCCACCCCGACTAAGGATACGTCGACACCCACTACGACTAAGGATACGTCGACACCCACCACGACTAAGGATACGTCGACACCCACCACGACTGAGGATACATCGACCCCCGCCGAAAAGTCCACCGAAGACACCACGAGTACTCCCACTACCACCCCTTCTACATCGACCGACACCCCTACCACTACTGCTTTGGTAGCTCCGGCTGACGCCAGTAGTGACGCAGACGTGCTGACAGCGGCAGCTTCTTCCGACCCCCAACTCACATCGACCGATATTGATGCGGTTGCTACCACTCCCAGCTCAGTTGCCTCGGACGACACTAGCACCCCCGCCATAGATTCGGCCTCCACCATAGCTCTTTCGGAATCGACCTCCAGCCCTGCCACTACTTTGAGCACTCCCATCACTTCGACAGAACCAACCACATCGACCGAACCAACCACGTCTACGACTCCTACGACTTCAACCACCCCCACGTCCACTAAGGATACCTCATCTCCCACCCCCACTGCTACATCCACTAAAGGAACCACATCCACCGCTCCCACCACCTCAGACACTCTGCTGCCTTTGGAAGAGTCCACCACAATAGATGCAGTCACGGCTCCAGCTGATTCCACCACCGAAGCTTCAACCACCGAgtcttccaccactttAGAGACCCCTTCCACAGCCGACCTCTCTGAAACAGATTCTACCACGCTGCCAGATGCTTCGACCAGcgaatcttcaattgacCTCGTGTCTCCAACCACTTCAGAGTTACAAACCACGTCCGATACTACATCCGGTACAACCTCCGGTACCTCGACCGGTACCTCGACTAGTACCACCTCCGATGCCACGAGCGACCTTTCTACCCCTttgaccaccaccagtgcTGTGTCAGGTGCCGTTGAAAGTTCTGCTTTGGAGTCGCCAGTTACTTCCGAATTGGCTTCGGAGTTGGCTACCACCTCAAATGTCATTTCTACACCATTATCGGCCACGGAGTCTGCTGCACTGACAGCTGCTTCAGACGCAGCTGTCAGTTCGGCTGCTGAAGTGAGCAGTGTACCCGTGGTGGCTTCTTCTGCGGTGGAGTCGGCTGTGACTTCTGCTGCAGAATCCGAAGCTGCTGCATCTTCTGCTGCCAAATCTGAAGCTGTTGCATCTTCTGGGGCTCAGTCCACAGATGAGATAGCAAGCTCTACTGCTGCAGCTTCTTCTGGGGCGAAAGCTTCCCATTCGGCTGCGACTGAAAGTTCGGCTGCTGCCTCCCATGCTGCAGTTTCGGCTTCAGCTTCAGCTCAAAGTACTGCCGAAGCTGCCAGTACAGTGGAAACATCTGTGGGACCAATTTCCAGTGCTGCTACGACTGCCGAAGCTTCTAAGCaaccaaccaccaccgataACGATGACTGGTTACCATCCGACTTGATTGTGGAAGGTACCACCGACTCTCCAAGTCAAACTGATGAGGAAATCACCAGGGCAACGTCTGAACCATCGCAAACTTCAGGTTTACCACGGGCTATAACTCCAGCTGAAACTTCCAATCCTGGTAGTAACTACGAAGTTGTTTACATTGGGTTCACTTCTGCTTTGAACTATCCTTTCGTGGTGGAACACTCACTTTCTTCCGCGCAGATTTTCCAATATTTGCCGGATGTTTTGACATTCCCATTCACATCTGATGAGATCTACAACGAAGTGTCAGTGAAGAGATTAATTCCGTTCACTGCCGATGGAGTGGATTACACTATCACGGTGGCTGAAGTTTACTTCCCCACCCAATCAGTCCCAGCATTGGCCCAGTTTGTTCAGGATTCCACTTCCAAGTTATACAGAAACCCTCTGAAGACTGAGAGTACCTTGGGAGGTTTAATCGATAAGCGTATACCGCTTGTGGGATTGGACACATCTAGCTCGAGTTCAGACTCTGATGACAGTGAAGGCACTTATAACAAGGGATCCATCGATGAAGGTTCAAGCACCAAGTCTGTATCTGACAAGGGTAAAATTGTTGGATTGACGGTTGGTGGGGCTGCCGGTGCTGGGTTATACATTTCATTAatggtgttgttgttcaagagattcaaaaagaacaaggGAATAGAATTACCACCAAGTGACAGTGAAAGCAACGTTGGTGTTGCGTCCACCGAGACACACGAGTCAGGGATTTCTGCTGTTTTCTACAGGATTTTAgagaacaacaacaacaataatgCCAATGGAAACATCCAGATCAGTGAACCTGTTAACGCTTCTAATTCTTTAGGTTGGAACAGCCACTCATAA
- a CDS encoding uncharacterized protein (COG:S; EggNog:ENOG503PH00) — translation MTDFAFDNYCINCEKMCSTNSIYCSEACKRVDESNTQRINSTFVPIDHIASPLLSPNYNYNYSYQGQDSDYTYSYTASDGSASDNYYIPLDSIDEINLNYSLSESANNIVSTSHNYKKWLTGTCL, via the coding sequence ATGACTGATTTTGCCTTTGACAACTACTGTATCAATTGTGAAAAGATGTGTTCGACCAACTCCATCTACTGTTCCGAAGCTTGTAAAAGAGTGGACGAACTGAACACGCAAAGAATCAATTCGACGTTTGTGCCGATAGATCACATTGCTTCTCCTTTGTTATCTCCCAACTATAACTACAACTACTCCTATCAAGGTCAAGATTCCGATTACACGTATAGTTACACGGCTAGTGACGGATCTGCTTCCGATAATTACTACATCCCTTTGGACTCGATTGACgagatcaacttgaactacTCTCTTTCCGAGTCGGCCAACAACATTGTGTCAACCTCTCACAATTACAAAAAGTGGTTGACTGGCACTTGTTTATAA
- a CDS encoding mitochondrial 54S ribosomal protein mL60 (EggNog:ENOG503P4KD; COG:J) has protein sequence MFGAFRASLTNHGGYLWKSAPRLSSPQKSRLRQRMKTVDANIEAIYQSLPKDHNGLTSYRKVDYLKFKFPKENEMSAKDKYTTFDKKAKDYRKLVFKVPKWTKKSFRENPMHH, from the coding sequence ATGTTTGGTGCTTTCAGAGCTTCGTTGACGAACCACGGAGGTTACTTGTGGAAGTCTGCTCCCAGATTGTCCAGTCCGCAGAAAAGCAGATTGAGACAGCGGATGAAAACGGTGGACGCAAACATCGAGGCCATCTACCAGTCATTACCCAAAGACCATAATGGGCTTACCAGCTACAGAAAAGTCGATTACTTGAAGTTTAAATTTCCTAAAGAGAACGAGATGTCTGCCAAGGACAAGTATACGACCTTTGACAAGAAGGCCAAGGACTATAGAAAGTTGGTGTTTAAGGTCCCCAAGTGGACCAAGAAGTCTTTCAGAGAGAACCCCATGCACCATTAA
- the spc24 gene encoding putative kinetochore protein spc24 (EggNog:ENOG503P1JU; COG:S) — translation MLQGNPEELIQASIESFEIQPDLQTLDRIDENIVKILNKRAALLKQYGDTNGDLQEQISKLQIDVQELVRTNNYPQIHDGASPVDTDVFTYISSKLDELKNLKVSISKNLSDLNVLISSNNRSKLKLTDSLTTLNDNYHSLINKNLGSHKNSNVMKINLYKSLGLVIESKGEEDNILVYNEKEGTSGFLKVDEQYSDYFIGNYIWDKL, via the coding sequence ATGCTTCAAGGAAATCCCGAAGAACTCATCCAAGCGTCCATAGAATCATTTGAGATTCAGCCGGACTTGCAGACCCTCGACCGTATTGACGAGAACATTGTCAAGATCCTTAACAAGCGGGCAGCACTCCTCAAACAATACGGAGATACTAATGGCGACCTTCAGGAACAAATCAGTAAGTTGCAAATAGACGTGCAAGAATTGGTGAGGACAAACAAttatccacaaatacacGATGGGGCCAGTCCCGTCGACACCGATGTGTTCACATATATCAGCAGCAAGTTGGACGAgctcaaaaacttgaaagtGTCGAtatccaagaacttgagtGATTTGAATGTATTAATCAGCTCCAACAACCggtccaagttgaaattgaccGACAGTTTGACGACTTTGAACGACAACTACCACagtttgatcaacaagaatcTTGGTTCCCATAAGAACTCGAATGTGAtgaagatcaacttgtacaaGAGTCTTGGGTTGGTGATAGAGAGTAAGGGAGAAGAGGACAATATTTTGGTGTACAATGAGAAGGAGGGAACTAGTgggttcttgaaggtggaCGAGCAGTACTCGGATTACTTTATCGGCAATTATATCTGGGACAAGTTATAG
- a CDS encoding uncharacterized protein (COG:H; EggNog:ENOG503P8KR), with translation MAKETDYEKLNLPSDPKLPAWILTPKEEKLIFQRWRKKAFKQCDELIKVYIRCSNSYQNPWDAMGHCKDFNDAQLACMKEYQQLKYLDIERDILIQEKNAKKQG, from the coding sequence ATGGCCAAAGAAACCGACTACGAAAAGCTTAACCTTCCAAGTGATCCCAAGTTACCGGCGTGGATTTTGACACCCaaggaagagaagttgatcTTTCAGAGGTGGAGGAAGAAGGCATTCAAGCAGTGCGATGAGCTCATAAAAGTGTATATACGGTGTTCCAACAGTTACCAGAATCCATGGGATGCCATGGGCCACTGCAAGGATTTCAACGACGCCCAGTTGGCGTGCATGAAGGAATACCAGCAgttgaagtatttggaCATTGAGAGAGATATTTTGATCCAGGAGAAAAATGCAAAGAAGCAGGGTTGA